The following DNA comes from Mugil cephalus isolate CIBA_MC_2020 chromosome 6, CIBA_Mcephalus_1.1, whole genome shotgun sequence.
TCATCTCCTCATATACAGATCGGTTATGTACGAGTGAGAATCCCTTAGCTccatgaaatagtttttttaatttcacaattaACCAGCAGAGGGAGGAATAGACCAGACTGATGGTGTGATGCAGATTGCTACACACATCTCAGGGAGCAGAAATCATGCAGCTCAAATCCTGTTATTGCGCAACGCTGCCTTCATTAATCCACACTCTAGTGGAGAATGTAAAATTGgtaaataattattatctttGTAATGACTTTACTAACTTCGACGTAGCCTCAGTTTCGGGCTTTATAAATTCCGGTCAGGGCTAGAGACACCTTGGAGTTTACACCCCACGGGCCTAAAGCGCCCTTTCACCTCCAGTTGACTGCTGCACGCATGCATGTAGATACGAGACTGACCAAACGTAGAGGAAACAGCTTTATTGCCGAGCAGCATTTTAATTCAGACATAAAGCCAAATAACTGTGGGCTAGAGGTCATGGCAACAGTCAGTTGCACAGAAAGGTTAGGACTCCTCACAATTAAAACAAGGGCACAGTTGAGTAAAAATAGACAAcatacacgtgtgtgtgtaaaggttaAAGATAACAAACACTGATTAATTTCGCCCTGTGCCACCCAGCTGAGGGCAACATTCGAGTTTGTCAACAACATGCAAATTGTTCcctacagaaacacagagactgtACACGTAGATCGTCTCTTACATATCAAATGTGGGTGTTTTTCTTGCAGCCAATTCCCCATAAATTAAGGATATCTGTGTCACAAATGTGCATATTTTGGTAGAAGTACTGTTTGGTCCATGTTTAAGAATATAAATAAGAGTTCgtaaacactttttttacagaaaaaaaaaatcaagacatGTGGCACATGTCTACCATCAAAGGTGCCTCTTCCTTCAATCAGGAAACCCCATGACCAAATCTCATTGAAAATACTGGCAGTTTTATGCTGCCTTGTCctccagtaaacacacatacGAGGTAGAACAGGATTTCATACATCGAATACATCAAATGCAAATGCCCTTCATTTCGGCCCAAACAAAATGAACCCAATGAGGATTATCTATtataaaaatccaataaataacactgatttaCACTCTCCACcaggaggaggaataaaaatacacattagtTGAATTTACTGTTGGCCGATAACAGCGTAAGAGTCTCATTTTTCATGATATTGATATATGTTCTACCAggtatgtttacattttttacaaatcCTAAATGCCATCTTAAAACTGCCTAAAATTAATATAGAGTTTGGTGTGCGTGGCCCGATGTTCATCCCTACGTGGATCGGGGAACATCTGGGCCACGCCACATACAGAGAGACCAACATTAACGAGGTCCACGAAGCTTATATGCTGGTCGGTAGCCCCCTTGCAGCTCGGTCCCTCCGACTAGTGCACCTGGACCTCGTGTGGCAGCAGCTGGCAGCCGCTGCTGACATGGGAGAGGACTTTCTGTTTCAGCTGGGCCACTTGCTCCCTCAGCAGGCTGGCCGTCGAGGCCAGGTCGGTGTTTTGGCTCTTGAGCGTCTTGACCTTGTCCTCTAGTCGGGAGATCCGCTCCAGCTTGCGCATGCGACACTTTGAGGCTGCGATCCGGTTCCGGAGCCTCTTCCTCTCGGCTTTGATGCGCTCCTGTGAGTCCATGTCGATGGGAGACAGCGGCGGGCTCTCCCCGAAGCTCTGAACGTCGGGAACCGTCTGAGGCTCCTCCTTCGGCGGTGGCTGTACCCGAGAGAGCTCCGTCTGCGGAGGGGCTGCCCCCAAATGATGCGACGGAGGAGGCGGGAAAGGGACCGTGTCCGTGGTGTAGTTGACAGTGGTTCCCATTGGTCCGCTGCCGTAACTGTTCAGGTTTGTGTACACGGGTAAATCCGGCTGCACGGCCACCGGGGCGATGTTAGCGCCCAGATCCAGGTTGCTGTTCGTCTGGCCGGCTCCGCTCAGCTGGTTCTGCTTGTGCAAGTCCTCCAACGCCTTCACGAAGCCCTCGGCGAACTCCTGCTCATCCGTCACCGTCTTCGGGTAGAGGAACTGGGAGCTGGTCGGCGTCGTGGTGACCATCCCATTGGACTGGATGATGAGCCGCTCCAGTTCGGGGGAGGCCAGCTTCAGCAGCCCCAGGTCCGGGGAGCTGAGGATGGTCTCGGCGTCGCGGAGATGCGGCTTGAGGTCTGCGTCGTCCGCCAAGCTCAAGTTAACATCCTTCTTCATCATTATTTCCGTGGGTGAAATGACAAGTCGTGATACTTGACACTCCCTCAGAGAGTCGCCCTGCCCATAACCCTCGAGAGAAATAAACCTCGGTGTTAAAATATCTGCTGTTAAATatgaaaagtcttttttttctttttttcttttcctggacGCAGTGACAAGTCTCACGCTCTCCGCCACCACCGTCTCAATGCTCGCTCGCGCTCACCGCCTCGAGCTTTTCTAGACTGGCACGTTCCATTATGTCACATGAGAGCACGCGCATTGGGCAGAAATTACGTTTTCcagattttatttgaataaaggGACGAAccgagcagagaggaggaggagacggaggagaagtCTCACTCCCTGACACAGCTCAGTGGCCGCATGGTTGGAGCAATGtgcactttatttaaattatttgtccCGTGGCGGTGTTAGTGTCTTCTGAAAAGATTAAACACGACGTATTTGGGCTAAATGGATGctttttgttgtctttgcccccccaccccctgcatAAAGGTCACATtatagtttttctgtttgtcagctACAATCAACATCGttacacatgcacagaaaccAAAGGAGGAACAAACATCGTGCTTCtcattatattaatattacagaaaaagtggtgaaaaaagaaaaaatctataAGATTTTTTCTTAGATTCAGACGTCTGAGTCAATAAAGATAcgcttttatttgtttgttttcggaGATGGAGGAGGTATGGAGATGTGTCTACATGTTGTGTCTACAGATATCGTTCTTTCAGTTGTCTAAGTTGTTCCACTCCAGTTTATATGGATTGTAATTATAGTGACAGCCTTATTACATGTATGACCTCCAGGATTTCAACTGTAAGCTTAAGACAGTCCCATTACCAATCTACATGTGTTAATAATTAACATGTAATGTTTATTTCAAGTTGTGTTATGAGAATCAGAAGCAACTATGCATTTCCACTCCACGTGGCTTGGGATTtactctttaaaataaaacgtaaAGCATCACAGTTTCTTGCGTAAAGAGCTGTGTAGCCTCAGACCAGTAAAGGTGTTGATGTTGACCCctgcaagaaacaaaacaagaccgGGGAGGTGGACATCAGCACCGGACTACAGAGCAATGGGAGAAGCTGGCATAGTCTCATGTAGCCTAAGACTAAGAGAAGCCTGCAGAGACAGACATGTTACATGTGTCGATGGGTAAGAGCTACAGAATGTTAAttagggggtcataatgttatgcctgttttGAGTAAATTACAGAAGTGGAGGTTACTGAAGGAGTCTTCTGGTGAAGACTTTAAGGGATGAACATGAAGAGGTGTAGATGGGCAGGAGGAGGGCTATGTAACGGACAGCCTGTGGATGGAGTGACAGTGACTTTAAGGCATGGGGACAAGGGAATGATTGGCTCGAAGAAGGCGGGATCATAGTTCACTGGATAGTAGTAGTGACGTGTCAATAGAGGACGGACTGATTTTGACAGCGTGGGAAAAGAGAAGAGATAAGGGAACAGAGTGACAGCCCACGTTCGCGAAAGGGGAACACATCGTGAGGGGATGAAACCTCATTACTGAACTTTCGCCTAATCTTCATAACTTTAATCGGGCCTTGACTACTGCGATAATGGGCCGTGGGTGTGTAGGGGCTTTCCAACTAATTGTTATCATAAATGGACATCTTATGAAATCTCAAAGACTTTTGGTTTTCcctttattgaaaatattgaTTAATCTATAGCAAGGAAGATTTCTGTGTTATCCTAAAACACAGGACCCTCCAACTTCAAGCACTGCTGTGATCAGACTATCATCTGAACAGTCTCAGATCTCAAATGTCTCCTCCGTCCAGTTTTGTGTCCATACCTTTACTTTAAGCTGGACACAGTATGCACTGATAGCTGGTCTGGACAAGGGCACACACAGACCTTTTTCAGGATTACATGTAGTTAACCATACAGAGCAAATGTGCATGCAGAATAAGATATAAACCTTAGTCTTCTTATTACAGCAGCCAGACAGACCAAGGACCTATGCTAGGGTGGTGTTTGTGGACTTCATCTCGGCCTTTAACATCATAGAACCAGAGCTAATGCGAGTGAACCTCTCCCAGCTATCTCTATAGCTAAGTTAACCAGCAACCAACTCAATCTGTTTGAGtactacattacattacattactgtTTGTGTCCCTAAGCTACCGCGGTACTCAACTGCCATATGAGTCACTAAGTTCCCCCTGCTTCTATTCAACATGTGCAATATTAACTATATATGAAATATCACCACAGCATATGCAGACATGTGCaatataatttatgttttttagaaagaaaatttgtatttgtattgtttgtattCTCGTTTTTAGCCAAATGCGCATTCAGTTGGTGATATCCCACAACACACAATGACAATGAGGtccttctcatctcatctcatctcatctcatctcatctcatctcatctcatctcatctcatctcatctcatctcatctcatctcatcatgttttgtcatcctttttttttcgtctGTACAATAATGGCTACATCTCCAGAGGCTGTGAAGAGCCTGAAGTTTGCAGGTGACAGTGTTGTGGTTTGTCTACAGAAACTAGTTGGAGTCACAACTATTTgtttctgaacacacacacacacacacacacatgcacacacacacacacacacacacacacacacacacacacacagacacacacacacacacacacacacacacacacactgtggagATGGTGTTAGACTCTAGTCGTTTCCAAGGTGAAAATGAACTTTCACTTCCTACACAGTTGTTTTctcaataaatatatatttggtcGCAGCTCTATTgccacagagaggaggaacgaCATTTGGGGTTGTAGTGATTATTCACTGGTACACATATTGTTTtcgtatttaaaaaaaaaaaaaaaaaaaaaaaaaattaaataaaaccactCATGTTTTActtaacaacaaataaacaaaagcatttcaaactatcaaataaatacagatcaTCCAGATTCAGTGTCAGAATGACAATGGCATTGCTGCAGTGTACGAAGGAAATTTCAGTTTACATAATTCTGGACAGGAACACAGTTGTGATTGTCGTCATAATTCTGTGTTATTGGAGTCGGTACTTTCTCAGAAAAGGCTTCTCACTCACTGCCTTATGACCTCAGCTAAGACTACTGCGGTATGTCTGGACATCACAATTTGCAGAAGTTGAGGCTGGTTTCAACATTTCCTCTGGTCAGTAAACAGTTTCACAGATTTGGTTTATAGTCAGATTTCTCACACCCAGCAATGAAACCGTGAGAAGAGCTACCAACAGCTTGTACATTTCCCGTCAGACGTTTTCCAGTTTCGTTTCCACTTTTAAAGGGGTGTCAAAGtggcatccatttttttttatcatttcagaatctaaaatgtgctttttaatatttaatatttaatgactgacaacttcatttatttttgaaaaaaataaatcacacatggAATCTATTTTGAACATATTGTAATATGTTATATTTtgcatttcactgttttctgtATAAATCGCAATTCAACAGAGTGGCCAGTGAATCTGCCATCAGTTTATTAAGCAAAATTATTAATAATCACTCAATATTCAAAGGTATTTAGGGCTACATATGATGACATAATAGCCCTTGTTTCCTTTATTACCAGATCACTAGTTTGGTTTGTAAAGAGTTACACACAGGAGGTATGTGCGTCACAGGTAGGCCACATCCATCACCACAAAGCTTTGTGCGGGTGGATCACATGACGGACCTTGTGATGTCAGATCTCTTAGCACCGTGGCGGAaatggggtgtggggggtggtggggggtgggttaAAGCAACAGAGGAGAAATATTTTTGTCTAGAAGGTGTATATAATGGtagagatagagacagagagagtgggGGTGCTGAGCCTGCAGGCGTATCTGGAAAAGGCTGTGCGactatctctctctcacaaacacacatgttcaTTTGCTCTTTAATTTAGAACACACTCTCTTTTGAACTTTGGAGGAGCGCACAATTATATTCATACAAACtgatgaatttaaaatgaatttggtCCAAGCATGGGAGCGATGCATTTAGCTGTGCTTTGGTAAATTGAGTGTCGGCATACTGAGAAAATATAGGATTATTTTCACGTGATTTGAGGAGACACTAGTatggtggccctgaaggtcaaaatataacagtattacacaaaacacaacgacatttcagaaaacacaatgacattaccgataacacaacaacatttcagaaaacacaacaacattttagaAGACATAAcaacatcacagaaaacactACAAGATTTTagaaaatacaatacatttCATATAACGCAATGGCAAATtcagaagacacaacaacatcacagaaaacacaacaacggTGTTGTACCTAccgtgaaatgttgttgtgttttctgtaatattattcattcattgcaaCAGAGTTTGTCCTCTTGAGGGTTTCAGGGAATCACTATAAATTTCAGCACATTTTGAACTCTGAGCTTTTAGCACTTCTCCAATTAAATATTACCAGCCTAAACCAACCAGAGttacaatagcttttttttttcttttgaatttatttcctaCAAACCTTACTTACAACGACTCAAAAATGGCATGactaaaaaaagtattttaatcaAATCTTCAATGGATTTCTAGATTTCAACTGGGATTTTGTATTGTAACTCCAGCTATTAGAATTcagataaaacaacaactaaacctTTCACTttactgggacagatgtagagATATTTCACTTTATTCTTGCCTCCAAAGAGAAATGCTGAGCTTGTGGTTATTATAGGGGAAGTCATACACGCAAAATGATTGGTGTTCAAGTGGTAACTTCAGCTGTAAGTTATGATaacactgctgctaggcaacagtTAGTGTCTAGAAGCCACGAGGCTCAACGTTTAGCAACTAACAGCCAAGCAGTAAATAGAGgaaatcaaaacaacaacaaaatgattATTAGGGAATATCTACGTCTCATAATGAAATTACAATTTATCACGTTGCCAACCACTTCAggtatttctgaaaacatcaccaAATGCAGGGTAAAAATGTTAGAGgccacaagggaaactgcttggtcacagtacCATAGTTGTTagaaaaagatgagctgttatacagctggatagagtagggAATAAAAGAAGCTCTGTAGTGTTCATTGTGTGAGCAGAGCTGTATCAGTCTCCCTTGCCcctccataatggagagcagtttatccagtgtcctcatGTCTTTCGATGAGACAAACATCTCCAACTCTGTCAAGCCTTTTGGATAAATTTGTTGaacctactgatgtcttttttgctggtattactcccccaacaaacagcaaagtacagggcactcgctacaacagactagtagaaagactctagtaactcgcTGCACACATTggaagacctgagcttcctcagaaagt
Coding sequences within:
- the LOC125009705 gene encoding transcription factor JunD-like; translation: MMKKDVNLSLADDADLKPHLRDAETILSSPDLGLLKLASPELERLIIQSNGMVTTTPTSSQFLYPKTVTDEQEFAEGFVKALEDLHKQNQLSGAGQTNSNLDLGANIAPVAVQPDLPVYTNLNSYGSGPMGTTVNYTTDTVPFPPPPSHHLGAAPPQTELSRVQPPPKEEPQTVPDVQSFGESPPLSPIDMDSQERIKAERKRLRNRIAASKCRMRKLERISRLEDKVKTLKSQNTDLASTASLLREQVAQLKQKVLSHVSSGCQLLPHEVQVH